Proteins from one Mucilaginibacter jinjuensis genomic window:
- a CDS encoding peroxiredoxin family protein, with product MKNLSIALLLVLFAFTAKSQSADDRGYLVKVGDQAPDNFELVLTNGQKTSLKQLRGKIVVLQFTASWCSVCRTEMPHLESDIWKAYQNKNVVLIGVDRDEPLEKVQKFHADMNLTYPLALDPGADIFGRFADKKAGVTRNVVIDQNGKIVYLTRLYDTKEFNQMVKVIDGLVKNPVAASE from the coding sequence ATGAAAAATCTGAGCATTGCATTATTGCTGGTTCTGTTTGCATTTACGGCTAAAAGCCAATCGGCAGACGACCGCGGCTACCTTGTAAAAGTAGGCGACCAGGCACCCGACAATTTTGAACTGGTACTAACCAACGGACAAAAAACTTCGCTGAAACAATTGCGCGGTAAGATAGTGGTATTACAATTTACCGCCAGCTGGTGTTCCGTTTGCCGTACCGAAATGCCTCATCTGGAAAGTGATATATGGAAAGCTTACCAAAACAAAAACGTAGTACTAATTGGTGTTGACCGTGATGAACCGCTGGAAAAAGTCCAAAAGTTTCACGCAGATATGAACCTCACTTACCCGCTGGCTCTTGATCCCGGTGCAGATATATTCGGCCGTTTTGCCGATAAAAAAGCCGGTGTTACCCGCAACGTAGTAATAGATCAGAACGGCAAGATTGTTTACCTAACCCGCCTGTACGATACCAAAGAGTTTAACCAAATGGTAAAGGTTATTGATGGTTTGGTGAAGAACCCGGTTGCGGCTTCGGAGTAA
- a CDS encoding ABC transporter permease translates to MIKNYFKIAWRNLIKNKAHSFINILGLSVGLACSLLILLWVQNELSMDNFHKNGNRLYTVYERQYYDHKIVGQYNVPGQLSDELKKQIPEIQFASNEAWPSWNTFQLGDKIIKFQGNAAGADYFQMFSYPFLQGDVKTALNSPSGIAISRKMANAFFGSPQAAIGKTIRYENNKNFTVTGVYENPPNISTEKADYFINWYTFLEEHTWAKDWGNNGPSCYIMLRADANPASVERKLTHFLDNLNKGQKKGTFTEELGMLKYSSVYLHGKFTDGKIDGGRIEYVRLFSIVAIFILLIACINFMNLTTARSVKRAREIGVRKVVGALRGSLIKQFIGESLMLTSIAVIIALLLVVLLLPLFNSITLKQIELPFNQPFFWLNLVALTLITGFIAGSYPALFLSSFNPIKVLKGTLKLQWGAIIFRKGLVIFQFVLSIVLILGTIVISRQINYIQSKNLGFDRGNLVYIPISGDLKTKYNVFKTEALKMPGIEDVSRVSDDPTDIENTTGGVNWTGKDPNLNIEFTQAVVSYDFIRTMKLKIAQGRDYSKEFATDSVGYILNEAALKRVGYKNPIGQPFILWGHKGTIIGIVKDFHFMSLHEQIRPLVFHLDEEHIYGSILIRTQPGKTKQALAGLESLCKEMNPNFPFNYNFADDEYLKLYQNEQVIGKLSNAFAFLAIFISCLGLLGLAMFTAEQRFKEIGIRKVLGASVGSLFTLLSSEFLVLVFISLLIASPLAWLGMSKWLENFAYHAPIQWWMFVLAALVALLITLITVSFQAVKAALINPVKSLRSE, encoded by the coding sequence ATGATTAAAAATTACTTCAAAATTGCCTGGCGCAACCTCATTAAAAATAAAGCGCACTCATTTATTAATATCCTGGGTCTTTCTGTTGGCCTGGCCTGTAGCCTGCTTATTTTGCTTTGGGTACAAAACGAGTTAAGCATGGATAATTTTCATAAAAACGGCAACAGGCTTTATACTGTTTATGAACGCCAGTATTACGACCATAAAATAGTAGGCCAGTATAATGTGCCCGGGCAGTTATCAGATGAGTTGAAGAAACAGATACCCGAAATACAATTTGCTTCAAATGAAGCCTGGCCAAGTTGGAATACCTTTCAGCTGGGCGATAAAATAATTAAGTTTCAGGGTAATGCTGCAGGCGCCGATTACTTCCAAATGTTTAGTTACCCGTTTTTGCAAGGCGATGTAAAAACAGCACTAAACAGCCCATCGGGCATTGCTATTTCCCGTAAAATGGCCAATGCATTTTTTGGTAGCCCGCAAGCGGCTATTGGTAAAACTATCCGGTACGAGAATAATAAAAACTTTACCGTTACCGGCGTATATGAAAACCCACCTAATATCTCGACCGAGAAAGCTGATTATTTTATTAACTGGTACACCTTTTTAGAAGAACATACCTGGGCGAAAGATTGGGGGAACAACGGACCCAGCTGTTATATTATGTTAAGGGCCGATGCCAACCCTGCATCTGTTGAACGCAAACTAACCCACTTTTTAGATAACCTGAACAAAGGACAGAAGAAAGGCACGTTTACTGAAGAATTGGGCATGCTGAAATATAGCAGCGTTTACCTGCACGGCAAGTTTACCGATGGTAAAATTGATGGTGGCCGCATAGAATATGTAAGGTTATTTAGTATAGTTGCCATTTTTATACTGTTGATAGCATGTATCAATTTCATGAACCTTACCACAGCCCGTTCTGTAAAACGGGCGCGCGAAATTGGCGTGCGCAAAGTTGTAGGTGCATTGCGCGGCTCTTTAATAAAACAGTTTATCGGCGAATCTTTGATGCTTACATCAATAGCGGTAATTATCGCATTATTGTTAGTGGTGCTTTTACTGCCTTTGTTTAATAGTATTACCCTAAAACAAATTGAGTTACCTTTTAATCAGCCTTTCTTTTGGTTAAATCTCGTTGCCTTAACTTTAATAACCGGTTTTATTGCCGGTAGCTATCCGGCTTTATTCCTGTCGTCATTTAATCCAATTAAGGTTTTAAAAGGAACTTTAAAACTACAATGGGGTGCGATAATATTTCGTAAAGGACTGGTTATCTTTCAGTTTGTATTATCTATCGTTTTAATATTAGGCACCATTGTTATATCGAGACAAATCAATTATATACAGTCTAAAAACCTGGGGTTTGATCGTGGTAACCTTGTTTACATTCCTATAAGCGGCGATTTAAAAACCAAGTATAATGTATTTAAAACCGAAGCACTTAAAATGCCGGGCATCGAAGATGTAAGCCGTGTAAGCGACGACCCAACTGATATAGAAAACACAACCGGCGGCGTAAACTGGACAGGTAAAGACCCTAACCTTAATATCGAATTTACCCAGGCGGTAGTAAGCTATGACTTTATCCGCACCATGAAATTAAAGATAGCGCAGGGCCGCGATTATTCTAAAGAATTTGCAACTGATTCTGTTGGCTACATCCTTAATGAGGCGGCTTTAAAAAGAGTCGGTTATAAAAACCCGATAGGGCAACCGTTTATCCTTTGGGGCCACAAGGGTACTATTATCGGCATCGTAAAAGATTTTCATTTCATGTCTCTTCATGAGCAAATAAGGCCATTAGTTTTCCATCTCGATGAAGAACATATTTACGGCAGTATTTTAATCCGTACCCAGCCCGGTAAAACCAAGCAAGCGCTGGCCGGTTTAGAAAGCTTGTGTAAAGAGATGAACCCTAACTTCCCTTTCAACTATAATTTTGCTGATGATGAGTATCTGAAACTATACCAGAATGAGCAGGTTATCGGTAAGTTGTCAAACGCCTTTGCCTTTCTGGCTATCTTTATTTCATGCCTCGGTTTATTAGGTTTGGCTATGTTTACTGCCGAACAGCGATTTAAAGAAATTGGGATCCGTAAGGTTTTGGGTGCAAGTGTGGGTTCGTTATTTACACTATTATCCAGCGAATTTTTGGTACTGGTATTTATCTCCCTGCTCATAGCTTCGCCTTTGGCATGGTTAGGGATGAGTAAATGGCTGGAGAACTTTGCTTACCATGCCCCTATCCAATGGTGGATGTTTGTATTGGCAGCATTGGTTGCCTTGCTGATTACTTTAATTACCGTAAGCTTCCAGGCGGTTAAAGCGGCGTTGATTAACCCGGTGAAGAGTTTGAGAAGCGAATGA
- a CDS encoding peroxiredoxin has translation MSLRLGDKAPNFQAKTSEGDIDFYEFLGDSWGVLFSHPADYTPVCTTELGRTASLKQEFDKRNVKVAALSVDSVESHLEWIKDINETQNVEVNFPIIADENREIAEAYDMIHPNASLTATVRSLFIIAPDKTIKLIITYPASTGRNFVEILRVIDSLQLTANYSVATPADWKDGEDVVVVPAIKTEDIPAKFPKGHVIVKPYLRLTPQPNK, from the coding sequence ATGAGTTTAAGACTGGGCGATAAAGCGCCAAACTTCCAAGCCAAAACCTCAGAAGGGGATATAGATTTTTACGAATTTTTAGGCGATAGCTGGGGCGTACTGTTTTCGCACCCTGCCGATTATACACCGGTTTGTACCACAGAGCTGGGCCGTACCGCTTCATTGAAGCAGGAATTCGATAAACGTAATGTTAAAGTTGCTGCCCTAAGCGTTGATTCGGTTGAATCGCACCTGGAGTGGATCAAAGATATTAACGAAACCCAAAACGTTGAAGTTAACTTCCCGATCATTGCTGATGAGAACCGCGAAATTGCCGAAGCTTATGACATGATCCACCCTAATGCTTCGTTAACGGCAACCGTACGCTCATTGTTTATTATTGCGCCCGATAAAACCATTAAACTGATTATCACTTACCCCGCATCTACCGGCAGAAACTTTGTGGAGATTTTACGCGTAATTGATTCACTGCAGTTAACTGCCAACTACAGCGTAGCTACTCCTGCGGATTGGAAAGATGGTGAAGATGTGGTAGTAGTACCAGCTATTAAAACAGAAGACATTCCTGCAAAGTTCCCTAAAGGCCACGTGATCGTTAAACCTTACCTGCGTTTAACTCCTCAGCCTAATAAATAA
- a CDS encoding N-acetylmuramoyl-L-alanine amidase family protein encodes MTPSNQLIKFIRSIAGVIIIAGLCSFKSQADTTKGSPFRFHTIIIDAGHGGKDPGAHGAYSVEKNVALAIALKLEKAFHEQMPEINAILTRRTDTFVELKQRAHIANSNKANLFISIHCNSSPVTKGSKERGVLLLVYGFHRSEEQREAIRENASIYIEKNYKESYGDYDPNSPAAAIILNNYMLKYRKQSILLGSLLNEQFKDTDNRHSLGVKEQGVLVLAQSGMPAVLVETGFINNTEDEDYLNSEEGQNAIVRSIVRAVKEYKVRISTN; translated from the coding sequence ATGACGCCATCTAATCAACTTATCAAATTTATTCGCTCCATTGCAGGAGTCATTATTATTGCGGGCCTTTGCAGTTTTAAATCACAGGCAGATACTACAAAGGGTAGTCCGTTCAGGTTCCACACTATTATTATTGATGCCGGGCACGGCGGGAAAGATCCAGGCGCACATGGCGCTTATTCGGTCGAAAAAAATGTAGCATTGGCTATTGCTTTGAAGCTGGAAAAAGCTTTCCATGAGCAAATGCCTGAGATTAACGCCATACTTACCCGCAGAACAGATACGTTTGTTGAGCTGAAGCAGCGCGCACACATCGCCAATTCAAACAAAGCCAACCTGTTTATTTCTATCCACTGTAACTCATCACCCGTAACAAAGGGCAGTAAAGAGCGTGGCGTATTGTTGCTGGTTTATGGTTTCCACAGGAGTGAAGAACAACGCGAGGCTATCCGTGAGAATGCTTCTATCTATATCGAAAAAAATTACAAGGAGAGTTATGGTGATTACGATCCTAACTCACCGGCTGCGGCTATTATCCTCAATAACTATATGCTTAAATACCGCAAGCAAAGTATTTTGCTGGGGAGCTTATTAAATGAGCAGTTTAAGGATACCGATAACCGCCATAGTTTGGGTGTGAAGGAGCAAGGAGTGCTGGTGCTGGCCCAAAGCGGTATGCCTGCTGTACTGGTTGAGACCGGTTTTATTAATAATACCGAGGACGAAGATTACCTGAACTCTGAAGAAGGACAGAACGCCATTGTACGCTCAATAGTACGGGCGGTTAAGGAGTATAAGGTAAGGATAAGTACCAATTAA
- a CDS encoding sterol desaturase family protein, producing the protein MNEIRAFIAHHEDEVQVALYAILIISLWFAEIFLSKNTAKSKLKHLRSNVFFIFTGLPIQLFFTGFVILISAWDNRHHFGLINLIPYHTNPWVYYISLFLMLDLCEYTYHVVMHKTEFLWKFHLVHHSDLHVDVSTTVREHPCETVVRTCFLMLWVFICGPLLSVLVLRQTFQTFANILGHTEFRLSERVNKYASLVFITPNLHHVHHHYQLPYTDRNYGDVLSIWDRLFGTYANLDKEHTHFGIDTHMDENMNSKFGNILKIPFQKFERPGDQFHS; encoded by the coding sequence ATGAACGAGATTCGTGCATTTATTGCTCATCATGAAGATGAGGTACAGGTAGCCCTATATGCGATTTTAATTATATCGCTATGGTTTGCCGAAATTTTTCTGTCGAAGAATACTGCTAAAAGCAAGTTAAAACACCTGCGCAGCAATGTGTTCTTTATTTTTACCGGTTTGCCTATCCAGTTATTTTTTACTGGCTTTGTGATCCTCATTTCGGCATGGGATAATCGCCATCATTTTGGGTTGATTAATTTGATCCCGTATCATACTAATCCATGGGTATATTATATCAGCCTGTTCTTAATGCTCGATCTTTGCGAATACACTTACCACGTGGTAATGCACAAAACGGAATTTCTGTGGAAATTCCACCTGGTACACCACAGCGATCTGCATGTAGATGTATCAACCACCGTGCGCGAACATCCTTGCGAAACCGTTGTGCGCACTTGCTTCTTAATGTTATGGGTATTTATATGCGGCCCGTTATTGAGTGTGTTGGTTTTACGCCAAACCTTCCAAACGTTTGCCAATATTTTAGGCCATACCGAATTCAGGCTATCAGAACGTGTTAACAAGTATGCGAGTTTGGTATTCATCACACCCAACTTGCACCATGTACACCATCATTACCAGTTACCGTACACAGATCGTAACTATGGCGATGTACTAAGCATCTGGGACAGGTTATTCGGCACTTACGCTAATTTAGACAAAGAACACACCCATTTTGGCATTGATACCCACATGGACGAAAACATGAACTCGAAGTTTGGTAACATCCTCAAAATTCCGTTCCAAAAGTTTGAACGCCCGGGAGATCAGTTCCACAGTTAA
- a CDS encoding DUF892 family protein, which translates to METTPHKASSPEIQKELFIYYLNKIYDGKLYLNEQLPLVIKKTKLKVLQLALEELLKDVKTQINRMEEIYAMLNVTPTEITDAPIKTIIQNACDLRNNPDSVIVNDMDIMVHMQLVEHVNIISYRMLRRLASLLNYKKIEQLMVECFDESRDDDKLFLMIADEYLGAPNQVL; encoded by the coding sequence ATGGAAACAACACCACACAAGGCATCAAGTCCCGAAATACAAAAAGAGCTTTTTATTTATTATCTCAATAAAATTTACGACGGCAAACTATATTTAAATGAACAACTGCCCCTTGTAATTAAGAAAACAAAATTAAAAGTTTTACAATTAGCGCTCGAGGAATTGCTAAAGGATGTAAAAACGCAGATAAACCGCATGGAGGAGATCTACGCAATGCTGAACGTAACCCCTACCGAAATTACAGATGCGCCGATTAAAACCATCATTCAAAATGCCTGCGACCTGCGCAACAACCCCGATTCGGTAATTGTAAACGATATGGACATTATGGTACACATGCAATTGGTTGAACACGTAAACATTATATCGTACCGAATGCTGCGCCGCCTGGCTTCATTGTTAAATTATAAAAAGATTGAACAGTTGATGGTGGAATGTTTTGATGAGTCGCGCGATGACGATAAACTGTTCCTGATGATTGCGGATGAATACCTCGGCGCGCCAAACCAGGTATTATGA
- a CDS encoding glycoside hydrolase family 30 protein, with protein MKKSNLFLYATVCGLFAMQPGFSQTKTAAKYTTANKAVKVYTTAKGTDLKISPTESLTFTDKPQPVETEVSVFVDPDKKFQTLLGIGGALTDASAETFYKLPKDKQKELMTAYFDKTNGIGYTMGRTHIQSSDFSSESYSYIKEGDAELKTFNIDHDKKYRIPFIKEAMKTAGGKLNIFVTPWSPPAFMKTNNDVLHGGKLKPQFAQPWANFYVKFINTYEKEGIPVWGLSVQNEPMATQSWESCLYTADDERVFIKKYLGPTLAKAGLGSKKLMAWDHNRDLMYQQASTILEDPEAAKYVWGIAYHWYETWTGAGQNFENERRVHEAFPDKNLMFTEGCVEKFDFSRLHDWALGERYGLSMINDFNAGTVGWTDWNVLLDEKGGPNHVGNYCFAPIHADTRTGELIYTNAFYYIGQISKFVKPGAKRITSSASRDKLLTTAFQNPDGKVVVVVMNSTDDKIPYFLWIKGKAAKTEALPHSMSTLVVE; from the coding sequence ATGAAAAAAAGCAATCTTTTTCTTTACGCCACTGTATGTGGGCTGTTTGCTATGCAACCAGGTTTTAGTCAGACTAAAACCGCAGCTAAGTATACTACAGCAAACAAAGCTGTGAAGGTTTACACCACAGCTAAAGGCACCGATTTAAAAATCAGCCCTACTGAGAGCCTTACCTTTACCGACAAGCCTCAGCCTGTTGAAACGGAAGTGTCTGTTTTTGTTGACCCGGATAAAAAGTTCCAAACTTTGCTGGGTATTGGTGGTGCGCTGACTGATGCATCGGCAGAAACTTTCTACAAGTTGCCTAAAGACAAGCAAAAAGAGCTGATGACGGCTTATTTTGATAAAACCAATGGTATCGGCTACACGATGGGCCGCACCCATATCCAAAGCAGCGATTTCTCGAGCGAATCATATAGCTACATTAAAGAAGGTGATGCTGAACTGAAAACTTTTAATATCGATCACGATAAAAAATACCGTATCCCTTTCATTAAAGAGGCGATGAAAACTGCCGGTGGTAAACTAAATATCTTTGTTACGCCATGGAGCCCGCCGGCATTCATGAAAACCAACAACGATGTATTGCACGGTGGTAAACTGAAACCTCAGTTTGCGCAACCATGGGCTAACTTCTACGTAAAGTTCATCAATACGTATGAAAAAGAAGGTATCCCTGTTTGGGGTTTATCGGTACAAAACGAGCCGATGGCAACACAATCATGGGAGTCATGCTTATACACTGCCGATGACGAGCGTGTATTCATTAAAAAATACTTAGGCCCAACATTAGCAAAAGCTGGTTTAGGCAGCAAAAAATTGATGGCATGGGATCATAACCGCGATTTGATGTATCAGCAAGCTTCTACCATTCTGGAAGATCCTGAAGCTGCTAAATATGTTTGGGGTATTGCTTACCACTGGTACGAAACCTGGACAGGTGCTGGCCAGAACTTCGAAAATGAGCGCCGTGTACACGAAGCTTTCCCTGATAAAAACCTGATGTTTACAGAAGGTTGTGTAGAGAAATTTGATTTTTCACGCTTACACGACTGGGCTCTGGGCGAGCGTTACGGTTTATCAATGATTAACGATTTTAACGCAGGTACTGTAGGATGGACCGACTGGAACGTATTATTAGATGAAAAAGGCGGACCAAACCACGTAGGTAACTACTGCTTTGCCCCAATACACGCTGATACACGTACTGGCGAGCTGATCTATACCAACGCGTTCTATTACATTGGCCAAATCTCTAAGTTTGTTAAACCGGGTGCTAAACGCATTACCAGTTCTGCAAGCCGCGACAAACTGTTAACTACTGCTTTCCAAAACCCTGATGGTAAAGTTGTGGTAGTTGTAATGAACTCAACCGATGATAAAATTCCTTACTTTTTATGGATAAAAGGCAAAGCTGCTAAAACAGAAGCATTGCCTCACTCTATGTCTACTTTGGTAGTTGAGTAA
- a CDS encoding YtxH domain-containing protein yields MKDQTKVIAALLVGAAAGAAIGLLLAPESGSELREDIADYVNDLFEKAKNQAQNTVGDVKDYTSSVVDKAKSKFNGIVGDANDYKDEAVDAAQAKADEAKDKVKSTANDWNNSIQQA; encoded by the coding sequence ATGAAAGATCAAACCAAAGTAATAGCAGCGCTTTTAGTGGGTGCTGCGGCGGGTGCCGCGATAGGTTTATTATTGGCCCCCGAAAGCGGAAGCGAATTACGTGAAGACATTGCCGATTATGTGAACGATTTATTTGAGAAAGCAAAAAATCAGGCGCAAAACACCGTTGGCGATGTTAAAGATTACACCAGCAGTGTAGTTGATAAAGCAAAATCGAAATTTAACGGTATTGTTGGCGATGCTAACGATTACAAAGATGAAGCTGTTGATGCTGCACAAGCCAAAGCTGATGAAGCTAAAGATAAAGTGAAAAGTACTGCTAATGATTGGAATAACTCTATCCAACAGGCATAA
- a CDS encoding PAS domain S-box protein — protein sequence MQLLNLFAQNPAPLAILKGREGIFEVFNPAFIKVLGHADIQGKPLNEVWSVFYRYWNDVSARVFERGETVYHYSYAAEADWLNNGNNYTAYFDFVFSPNRDDTGVINGVLVTGLDVTNRVVTLTRLAQQELVLKSVTEAAATALWMINVNGDITYVSEAWVRWTGKPAEAHLGRGWLNSVVEEDREHVFHRFALYFAAKKIYNIDFRIIRADGHLQWIAATGKPRYSAEGEFEGYVGSCMDITERKETERHLKESEERFRKIADSAPVFIWMADTSGKTIFFNRSWLEFTGKSFEESVNTTETEELHPEDAEKVYNIYSVAFEKREPYYLEFRLKRYDDVYRFIGMKSVPRYSPDGEFEGYIGSGMDITETKEHEQIKNEFIGMASHELKTPITSMKAYVQLLLNIYKNEDDDEFLKKSLTTVNKQINKLTRLITDLLDVSKIESGRLSLNSEVFVMNDLLKECIDEVQYTAQRHDIVLEEDARLSVYADRDRIAQVITNLLTNAIKYSPETDRIDVLIRNIDGQVRVTVHDYGIGIGKEEQDKIFNRFYRVEGRNEQTFSGFGIGLFVASEIIRRHSGRIWVDSEKGKGSFFSFELPVVYS from the coding sequence ATGCAGTTGCTAAACCTTTTCGCGCAAAACCCTGCTCCGTTGGCAATTTTGAAAGGCCGTGAAGGGATCTTTGAAGTATTTAATCCTGCATTTATAAAGGTATTAGGCCATGCTGATATTCAGGGTAAACCGCTTAATGAGGTTTGGTCCGTTTTTTATCGCTATTGGAACGATGTATCGGCCCGGGTTTTCGAGCGGGGCGAAACGGTTTATCACTACAGCTACGCTGCCGAGGCCGACTGGCTCAATAACGGTAATAATTATACAGCATATTTCGATTTCGTTTTTTCGCCCAATCGTGATGATACGGGGGTGATAAATGGTGTTTTGGTTACCGGCCTCGATGTAACTAACAGGGTAGTAACGCTAACCCGCCTTGCCCAACAAGAACTGGTATTAAAAAGTGTTACCGAAGCAGCAGCAACCGCACTTTGGATGATTAATGTAAACGGTGATATTACCTACGTTAGCGAAGCCTGGGTGCGCTGGACCGGCAAGCCTGCCGAAGCACATTTGGGTAGGGGATGGCTAAACAGTGTGGTAGAAGAAGACCGCGAACACGTATTCCATCGCTTTGCTTTATACTTTGCTGCTAAAAAGATTTATAATATCGATTTCAGGATTATCCGTGCCGATGGGCATTTACAATGGATTGCGGCAACCGGTAAGCCCCGTTATTCTGCCGAAGGTGAATTTGAAGGGTACGTGGGCTCGTGCATGGATATTACCGAACGGAAGGAAACAGAACGCCACCTGAAAGAAAGCGAAGAACGTTTCCGTAAGATCGCTGACTCGGCTCCTGTATTTATTTGGATGGCCGATACCAGCGGCAAAACTATTTTCTTTAACAGGAGTTGGCTCGAGTTTACGGGAAAAAGTTTCGAAGAATCTGTTAATACCACCGAAACAGAAGAACTGCACCCGGAAGATGCAGAAAAGGTTTATAACATATATAGTGTCGCTTTTGAGAAAAGGGAACCTTATTATCTCGAGTTCAGACTGAAGCGTTACGATGATGTTTATCGTTTTATCGGCATGAAATCGGTACCCCGGTACTCGCCCGACGGTGAGTTTGAAGGGTATATCGGTTCGGGCATGGATATTACCGAAACCAAGGAACATGAGCAGATTAAGAACGAATTTATAGGTATGGCCAGCCATGAGTTGAAAACGCCTATTACTTCAATGAAAGCTTATGTGCAGTTATTGCTCAATATTTATAAGAATGAGGACGATGATGAATTCCTCAAAAAATCGTTGACTACTGTAAACAAGCAGATCAACAAACTTACCCGCCTGATAACCGATTTACTGGACGTATCGAAGATAGAAAGCGGCAGATTAAGCCTTAACAGCGAGGTTTTTGTGATGAACGATTTGCTGAAAGAATGCATCGATGAAGTTCAATATACAGCCCAAAGGCATGATATTGTGCTTGAAGAGGACGCAAGGCTTTCTGTTTATGCTGACCGCGACCGAATTGCCCAGGTGATTACCAATTTGCTTACCAATGCCATCAAATACTCGCCCGAAACAGACCGCATTGATGTACTCATCAGAAATATAGATGGCCAGGTACGTGTAACAGTTCATGATTATGGCATCGGCATTGGCAAAGAGGAACAGGATAAAATTTTCAACCGTTTTTATCGGGTTGAAGGCCGTAATGAGCAAACTTTTTCGGGATTTGGTATTGGGCTGTTTGTAGCCTCAGAGATTATCCGCAGGCATAGCGGCCGCATTTGGGTTGATAGCGAAAAAGGAAAAGGATCATTCTTCTCATTTGAGTTGCCGGTAGTTTATAGTTGA
- a CDS encoding Smr/MutS family protein, giving the protein MKWKLGDFVRFVDERREGYVTRIFDEQMIGVTGDDDFEIPVLATKVTSVHGHHAGGGGAEESSSTTAQSTAAFVQHGVHLAVVSDARAASVVHFHLVNETSFELLATLTTQSQDKYKGEFSGIIAPNSSVDMYAAQLADIQLWPTFDLQVLFYTKQQVKPQKPILFTEKFKAKDFAGTKKTVPVLKQAGWLIRLDETELVIDPQKLKESFFKLAEEKIDLDKPLHDVDLHIEKLRDDFQFLDSSEILQIQLNHFRKMLDAAIVHQMPSIVFIHGAGNGILRHEIHKLLGRNQKVQTFMDAQKEKFGFGATRVLLK; this is encoded by the coding sequence ATGAAGTGGAAACTTGGCGATTTTGTGCGTTTTGTAGATGAAAGACGCGAAGGGTATGTTACCCGTATTTTTGATGAGCAAATGATTGGCGTTACCGGCGATGACGATTTCGAAATACCGGTACTGGCCACCAAAGTAACCTCTGTGCATGGCCACCATGCAGGTGGGGGCGGGGCAGAAGAAAGCTCATCAACAACGGCACAATCAACCGCAGCTTTTGTACAGCATGGTGTGCACCTGGCTGTAGTGAGCGATGCGCGTGCAGCTTCGGTAGTGCATTTTCATTTGGTTAATGAAACTTCGTTCGAGTTGTTGGCTACGCTGACTACGCAAAGCCAGGATAAATATAAAGGCGAGTTTTCGGGCATTATTGCACCAAACTCGAGTGTGGATATGTATGCCGCCCAACTGGCAGATATACAGCTTTGGCCTACTTTTGATTTGCAGGTATTATTTTATACCAAGCAGCAGGTAAAGCCACAAAAGCCAATACTGTTTACTGAAAAATTTAAAGCCAAAGATTTTGCCGGAACAAAGAAAACAGTGCCGGTATTAAAACAGGCAGGTTGGCTAATCCGCCTGGATGAAACCGAGTTGGTTATCGATCCGCAGAAGTTAAAAGAAAGCTTCTTTAAGCTTGCCGAAGAAAAAATAGACCTCGATAAACCCCTGCACGATGTTGACCTGCACATTGAAAAACTGCGCGACGATTTCCAGTTTTTAGATAGCAGCGAGATATTGCAGATCCAACTGAATCACTTCCGCAAAATGCTGGATGCCGCCATTGTACACCAGATGCCATCTATCGTGTTTATACACGGCGCAGGCAATGGGATACTAAGGCATGAGATCCACAAACTGCTTGGCCGCAACCAAAAGGTACAAACCTTTATGGATGCCCAGAAAGAGAAATTCGGTTTCGGGGCGACAAGGGTGCTGTTAAAATAA